The proteins below come from a single Xiphophorus hellerii strain 12219 chromosome 14, Xiphophorus_hellerii-4.1, whole genome shotgun sequence genomic window:
- the dennd4c gene encoding DENN domain-containing protein 4C isoform X1 translates to MIEDKGHRVTDYFVVAGLTDKSTPLEQDLSETKSGGPKAPITDLAVINRSAGETAPEGFTCIETTYSGQPANLNHGSLKSPELFLCYKRVRGKPPLIDIGVLYEGKDRLIQGCEVIQATPYGRCANVNNSSANSQRIFVTLRRAPPVQPQNSLAVTDICVIITSKGETPPHTFCKVDRNLNCGMWGSNVFLCYKKSVSASNSISYKAGLIFRYPEEDYESFPLSESVPLFCLPMGSKIECWAPNTRDPLPVFSTFVLTISSGEKVYGSAIQFYEPYSVDLLSEKQNIQLGLLTAVEKKMIPNRSVNTNKCICLLSRWPFFESFRKFLMFIYKLSVSGPHPLPIEKHISHFMHNVSFPSPQRPRILVQLSAHDTLILSQPVCTPLPLSGADYGTLLMNLGAENCATLLHFVLLESKILLHSLRPAVLTGVAEAVVAMIFPFQWQCPYIPLCPLSLAGVLNAPCPFIVGVDSRYFDLYDPPPDVVCVDLDTNTIYLSDEKKHSNWKYLPKKPCKSLINSLSNLHHQLVTVAVRQTPHEDSALDLTPIDADFTWHKKKMSLEMEIQEAFLRFMASILKGYRSYLKPITQAPSEKATAADSLYDLQGFLKSRDRAHQKFYSQLTKTQIFIRFIEECTFVSDKDTGLAFFDDCVEKLFPFDKINDKSTKVEGDSSEDTKLLELDESQKSEHTVFVMPPEPLADNGSEPAPQYTYKGFPRLQLSLFDRPRELRPALSTRAAGASLSSSPALLAKRTKQEIKLAYKLAKRFYSNPPQWARCLFSHCYSMWFICLPAGVRLAKSKSRAMQQAYNVLLKMRATEVEILDEVCYRVVMQLCGVWGLPVMAVRVLVEMKKAGVHPNAITYGYYNKAVLESPWPSRNRSGLFMWTKLRNIVRGVAQFKQIQNHTSSKKKTPTITTTAAPGEESGATDADNLSHGSAHSSNEVNGEEHNEDTADGCNTGRQSDQGYGSKDELHQELAEPSPTEEHSAGQRNSDEKTLNGGDIAGSVDSAVAEPLSPVDVPSPVPSIVRLSTGSFDGGRETKPGKLFRNLSKTDSVSLPDPDASLAVGDAPPPSQHQRQKAFLERSCSFSAETRAGMLLEKGVDHMASQMGADARILAAALSGTQSPPPHSKSKALFEDLEEESGDDKNPSKEEARGEVKDEETKVKVTEIKKEKRERKQTESHEDESGARGATLERADVKAGADPLSLMVSENEESASISSQDPPRSVPTVVSRNLAEEIEMYMSLRSPLGSKSSSMELQQGQGDAPDVNQPEKPLERRPSLPVHPVKSAGSSPADTPKRSPKTVTRSKTFAVKMKTSASATASPAPKSSSLTALVKSSQAGSLGSVINTFSGIKMDSLLSGAKIDVLKSSMKHAANVGSKMWGAMASAFTYSDDEDEQPQGAGGFPGGLDEHMLSSHDLAESPEKRTVSGLVANGLNQSSTSLGSSSGSSDTGRGTQQTHVTPGRAGRGPDSEQSSSHHASSSSIYQNCALEVLMSSCSQCHSCEALVYDEEIMAGWTADDSNLNTNCPFCRTAFLPLLHVEFHDLRMTPDFYMNPSASGESIHSNTAQPTASSLADIKTPDLITFSEETKETPDNRPAVHKSLVPEPVQSDPLGLLVHPAAGKQEKSSGTSLTRSNSVGGPLQSLDYTLRPGHGVSTTSLPCSLHEVSDVIGKKRPNPKPVSVPYLSPLVLRKELETLLENEGDQVIYTHKFLSQHPIIFWNLVWYFRRLDLPSHLPGLILTSEHCNNGVQLPLTSLSQDSKHVFVQLLWDNINLHQEPEEPLYLLWRTFLEKKGTLAPTDHQEIRTLLNTIVRNIQTNDVYGPINLLLREIKRRPDGVKRQRSIYREILFLSLVALGRENIDIEAFDREYRQAYDQLSPEQLKSLHRMDRPPSASIQWCLKCFGAPFI, encoded by the exons ATGATCGAGGACAAGGGTCACCGTGTGACCGACTACTTTGTGGTGGCGGGCCTGACTGACAAGTCCACGCCCCTGGAGCAGGACCTGTCGGAAACCAAGTCCGGCGGGCCAAAGGCGCCCATCACCGACCTGGCTGTCATTAACAGGTCCGCCGGTGAAACTGCCCCGGAGGGCTTCACCTGCATCGAGACCACCTACAGTGGCCAGCCGGCCAACCTCAACCATGGCAGCCTCAAGAGTCCAGAGCTCTTCCTGTGCTACAAAAGGGTTCGGGGGAAACCGCCGCTCATTGACATAGG AGTGCTGTATGAAGGCAAGGACCGTCTGATCCAGGGCTGCGAGGTCATCCAGGCCACGCCGTACGGACGCTGCGCCAACGTCAACAACAGCTCCGCCAACTCGCAGCGCATCTTCGTCACTTTGCGCCGAGCCCCTCCGGTCCAGCCTCAGAATTCCCTGGCAGTGACGGACATCTGCGTGATCATCACCAGCAAGGGCGAGACACCGCCACACACCTTCTGCAAAGTGGACAGGAACCTGAACTGTGGCATG TGGGGTTCCAATGTGTTCCTGTGTTACAAGAAATCGGTATCGGCGTCCAACTCTATAAGTTACAAAGCAG gttTAATCTTTCGTTACCCTGAAGAGGACTATGAATCTTTTCCTCTGTCGGAGTCTGTACCTCTTTTCTGTTTGCCAATGGGTTCCAAGATCGAATGCTGGGCGCCGAACACCCGCGACCCTCTGCCGGTCTTCTCTACGTTTGTCCTAACCATCTCTTCTGGTGAAAAG GTTTACGGATCAGCCATCCAGTTCTACGAACCGTACTCTGTTGATCTTCTGAGCGAGAAGCAGAATATCCAGCTGGGTCTGCTCACCGCTGTAGAGAAGAAGATGATCCCCAACCGCTCCGTAAACACCAACAAATGCATCTGTCTGCTGTCCCGCTGGCCCTTCTTCGAATCGTTCCGCAAGTTCCTGATGTTTATCTACAAGCTCTCGGTCTCAGGCCCACATCCACTGCCCATTGAAAA GCACATCTCGCACTTCATGCACaatgtgtcatttccttccCCTCAAAGGCCCAGAATCCTTGTCCAG CTCTCAGCACATGACACTTTGATACTGTCTCAGCCCGTGTGTACTCCCTTACCCCTCAG tGGGGCAGATTACGGCACTCTGCTGATGAATCTGGGTGCAGAAAACTGCGCCACGCTGCTGCACTTTGTCCTGCTGGAGAGCAAGATTCTGCTGCACTCGCTGAGGCCCGCCGTGCTCACCGGAGTGGCTGAGGCTGTGGTAGCT ATGATCTTCCCCTTCCAGTGGCAGTGCCCCTACATCCCGCTGTGCCCCCTGTCTCTGGCAGGCGTCCTCAACGCGCCATGTCCTTTCATTGTGGGCGTCGACTCGCGCTACTTTGACCTGTACGACCCCCCGCCAGATGTTGTCTGTGTGGACCTGGACACCAACACCATCTATCT GTCGGATGAAAAGAAACACAGCAACTGGAAGTACCTCCCAAAGAAGCCCTGCAAGAGTCTGATCAACTCGCTGAGCAACTTGCACCACCAGCTGGTCACAG TGGCAGTTCGCCAAACTCCACACGAGGACTCGGCTTTGGACCTGACCCCCATCGACGCGGACTTCACGTGGCACAAGAAGAAGATGTCCCTGGAGATGGAGATCCAGGAAGCCTTCCTGCGGTTCATGGCCTCCATCCTGAAGGGCTACCGCTCCTACCTCAAACCCATCACCCAGGCGCCCTCTGAGAAGGCCACGGCCGCGGACTCCCTTTACGACCTGCAAG GTTTCCTAAAAAGCAGAGACCGCGCCCATCAGAAGTTTTACTCCCAGCTCACAAAGACCCAGATATTCATCCGTTTTATCGAGGAATGCACCTTCGTCAGCGACAAAGACACCGGCCTGGCCTTTTTCGATGACTGTGTGGAGAAG CTTTTTCCCTTTGATAAAATCAACGACAAGAGTACCAAG GTTGAAGGAGATTCATCTGAGGACACCAAACTGCTGGAGCTGGATGAGTCTCAGAAGAGCGAGCACACGGTTTTCGTAATGCCTCCAGAGCCTCTGGCCGACAACGGATCTGAACCCGCCCCTCAATACAC ATATAAAGGTTTCCCCAGACTGCAGCTGAGTCTGTTTGACCGGCCCAGAGAGTTGCGTCCTGCGCTGAGCACCAGAGCAGCGGGGGCCAGTCTGTCCAGCAGCCCTGCACTGCTGGCTAAGAGAACCAAGCAG GAGATTAAGCTGGCCTACAAGCTGGCGAAGCGTTTCTACTCCAACCCGCCGCAGTGGGCGCGCTGCCTGTTCAGCCACTGCTACAGCATGTGGTTCATCTGCCTGCCTGCAGGTGTGCGACTGGCCAAGTCCAAGAGCCGAGCCATGCAGCAGGCCTACAACGTGCTGCTGAAGATGAGGGCCACTGAGGTGGAGATTCTGGACGAG gTGTGCTACAGAGTGGTGATGCAGCTCTGCGGTGTGTGGGGTCTCCCTGTTATGGCTGTGCGAGTCCTGGTAGAGATGAAAAAAGCCGGAGTTCATCCGAACGCCATCACATACGGATACTATAACaag GCCGTCCTGGAAAGCCCCTGGCCGAGTCGAAACCGCAGCGGCCTCTTCATGTGGACCAAGCTGCGTAACATCGTTCGTGGAGTGGCCCAGTTCAAGCAAATCCAAAATCACACATCGTCCAAGAAGAAGACGCCCACGATAACGACCACAG CTGCACCAGGAGAAGAGTCCGGAGCCACAGATGCTGATAATCTGAGCCACGGAAGCGCTCACAGCTCCAATGAAGTGAACGGCGAGGAGCACAACGAGGACACAGCAGACGGCTGCAACACAG GAAGACAGTCTGACCAAGGATACGGTTCTAAGGATGAGCTGCACCAGGAGCTGGCAGAGCCTTCACCTACAGAAGAGCATTCAGCCGGCCAGAGAAACTCTGATGAAAAGACCCTTAATG GTGGCGACATTGCAGGCTCAGTGGACAGCGCAGTGGCAGAGCCCCTTAGTCCTGTTGATGTCCCTTCACCCGTCCCCAGCATTGTTAGGCTCTCCACTGGAAGCTTTGATGGTGGCAGGGAAACCA AACCTGGGAAGCTGTTCCGGAATCTCAGTAAGACGGATAGCGTGTCGCTGCCGGATCCCGACGCCTCGCTGGCAGTGGGGGACGCCCCGCCACCGTCCCAGCATCAGCGGCAGAAAGCCTTCTTGGAGCGTAGCTGCAGCTTCAGCGCCGAAACCCGTGCTGGGATGCTCCTGGAGAAAGGTGTGGACCACATGGCCAGCCAGATGGGCGCAGACGCCCGCATCCTGGCCGCAGCGCTCTCGGGGACTCAGAGTCCGCCGCCACACAGCAAGTCCAAAGCACTTTTCGAAGACCTGGAGGAAGAGTCAGGGGACGATAAAAACCCTTCAAAGGAGGAGGCTAGAGGAGAAGTTAAAGATGAGGAGACAAAGGTGAAGGTCACTGAGATCAAgaaggagaaaagagagaggaagCAGACGGAGTCGCATGAGGATGAGTCCGGAGCGCGAGGAGCCACACTGGAGAGGGCCGATGTGAAGGCGGGGGCCGACCCGCTCTCCCTCATGGTGTCGGAGAATGAAGAATCAGCGTCCATTAGCAGCCAGGATCCCCCGCGCTCTGTGCCTACCGTTGTATCCCGCAACCTGGCCGAGGAAATCGAAATGTACATGAGTCTGAGGAGCCCACTGGGGTCGAAGTCCTCCAgcatggagctgcagcagggcCAGGGAGACGCCCCCGACGTAAATCAGCCCGAAAAGCCTCTGGAGCGGAGGCCCAGCCTCCCCGTTCATCCGGTCAAAAGCGCCGGCAGCTCGCCGGCCGACACGCCCAAACGCAGCCCGAAAACCGTCACTCGCTCCAAGACTTTTGCTGTGAAGATGAAAACATCTGCGAGCGCTACAGCGAGCCCCGCCCCTAAATCCTCCTCGCTCACGGCGCTGGTTAAGTCCTCGCAGGCGGGATCGCTGGGATCCGTCATCAACACCTTTTCAGGCATCAAAATGGACTCATTGCTGTCAGGAGCCAAAATCGATGTGCTGAAGTCGAGCATGAAGCACGCGGCGAATGTGGGCAGTAAAATGTGGGGGGCCATGGCATCAGCCTTTACTTACTCAGATGACGAG GATGAGCAGCCTCAGGGCGCGGGCGGTTTCCCTGGCGGTCTGGATGAACACATGTTGTCTTCACATGATTTGGCCGAGAGTCCTGAGAAAAGAACCGTCTCCGGTTTGGTCGCTAATGGCCTTAACCAGAGCAGCACCAGCTtgggcagcagcagcggcagcagcgaTACGGGCCGAGGGACGCAGCAGACGC ATGTAACTCCAGGGCGCGCGGGCCGGGGCCCCGACTCTGAGCAAAGCTCCTCCCACCACGCCTCCTCCTCCAGCATCTACCAGAACTGCGCTCTGGAG GTGCTGATGTCCAGCTGCTCCCAGTGCCACTCCTGCGAGGCTCTGGTGTACGACGAGGAGATCATGGCAGGCTGGACGGCGGACGACTCCAACCTGAACACCAACTGTCCGTTCTGCCGGACAGCCTTCCTTCCGCTGCTGCATGTGGAATTTCACGACCTCCGCATGACCCCCGA tttttatatgaATCCGAGTGCGTCTGGAGAAAGCATTCACAGCAACACCGCTCAGCCCACAGCCAGCAGCTTGGCCGACATAAAGACACCCGACCTCATCACTTTCTCAGAGGAGACGAAGGAGACGCCAGACAATCGTCCTGCAGTTCATAAGAG TCTGGTTCCGGAGCCGGTCCAGTCGGACCCCCTGGGCCTCCTGGTGCACCCGGCAGCAGGGAAGCAGGAGAAAAGCAGCGGGACGTCGCTGACGCGCAGCAACAGCGTCGGGGGTCCGCTGCAGAGCCTGGACTACACCCTGAGACCCGGACACGGCGTCTCCACCACCAGCCTGCCCTGCAGCCTGCACGAAGTGTCG gATGTCATTGGCAAAAAACGTCCAAATCCCAAGCCAGTGTCCGTCCCGTACCTGAGCCCTCTGGTCCTGCGCAAGGAGCTGGAGACCCTGTTGGAGAACGAAGGAGACCAG GTCATCTACACCCACAAGTTCCTCAGTCAGCATCCAATTATTTTCTGGAACCTAGTGTGGTACTTCCGCCGCCTGGACCTCCCGTCTCACCTGCCGGGCCTCATCCTGACTTCTGAACACTGCAACAACGGAGTCCAG CTCCCCCTGACGTCGCTGTCTCAGGATAGTAAGCACGtcttcgtccagctgctgtgggACAACATCAACCTGCATCAGGAACCCGAGGAACCGCTCTACCTCCTCTGGAGGACCTTCT TGGAGAAAAAGGGGACTTTAGCTCCAACAGATCATCAGGAGATCCGAACCCTTCTCAACACCATCGTTAGAAACATCCAGACCAACGACGTCTACGGTCCCATCAACCTGCTGCTGCGGGAGATCAAACGCCGTCCAGACGGCGTCAAACGGCAAAG GAGTATTTACAGAGAAATTCTGTTTCTCTCACTGGTGGCTTTGGGACGAGAGAACATTGACATAG AGGCCTTCGACAGGGAGTACCGGCAGGCCTACGACCAGCTGAGCCCGGAGCAGCTCAAGTCTCTGCACCGCATGGACCGCCCGCCCAGCGCCAGCATCCAGTGGtgtctgaaatgttttggcGCCCCTTTCATTTGA